The following proteins come from a genomic window of Desulfocurvibacter africanus subsp. africanus DSM 2603:
- the secF gene encoding protein translocase subunit SecF, with the protein MGFQIIKPNTNINFIGIRRIAYIISLTVILAGLGSLLVKGGPQYGIDFAGGMIVQIKFDQQVEVDQLKSALGDTDLPGLVVQSFGQEDDYEFLVRTSASDIPSDTVRKRVSDALSSDLPGLGFEVQRLEMVGPKVGSDLRSKALEAVFYAVLIIAIYISGRFEQRWFAAIAMAAGLATGIYLLKLLGIPMAWLILAAMLITLGLCWFLKLSFALGAVIALVHDVLITVGVFSVLGKEFDLTTIAAVLTIIGYSLNDTIIVFDRIRENMKGRAREDFAATINASINQTLSRTILTSGTTLLVILCLWMFGGGVIHDFALALLVGIGTGTFSSIFVAAPILLSFGPGSSLDERKEVEATS; encoded by the coding sequence ATGGGCTTCCAGATTATCAAGCCGAATACCAATATTAATTTCATTGGCATACGCCGCATTGCCTATATTATCTCCTTGACGGTCATCTTGGCCGGACTCGGCTCACTGCTCGTCAAAGGCGGGCCACAGTATGGCATCGACTTCGCTGGTGGCATGATCGTGCAGATCAAATTTGACCAGCAGGTCGAAGTCGATCAACTCAAGAGCGCCCTTGGCGATACCGACCTGCCTGGGCTTGTGGTTCAAAGCTTCGGTCAAGAAGATGATTACGAGTTCCTGGTCCGTACTTCTGCCTCGGATATCCCCTCGGATACAGTGCGCAAACGTGTGAGCGATGCCTTGTCTTCAGATCTGCCCGGTCTGGGGTTCGAAGTGCAACGGCTGGAGATGGTTGGGCCGAAGGTCGGCTCTGACCTGCGCTCCAAGGCGTTGGAGGCAGTGTTTTACGCCGTGCTGATCATCGCAATTTACATATCTGGCCGCTTCGAGCAACGCTGGTTTGCGGCCATTGCCATGGCTGCGGGACTCGCAACTGGTATCTATTTACTCAAGCTGCTCGGCATACCCATGGCGTGGCTTATTCTTGCCGCCATGTTGATAACCTTGGGTCTTTGCTGGTTCCTCAAGCTCAGTTTCGCGCTCGGCGCAGTGATTGCTCTGGTGCATGACGTGCTCATCACTGTGGGAGTGTTCTCAGTTCTGGGCAAGGAATTCGACCTGACTACAATCGCCGCAGTGCTCACGATTATCGGCTACTCGCTAAATGATACGATCATCGTATTCGACCGGATTCGCGAGAACATGAAGGGCCGCGCGCGCGAAGATTTCGCCGCGACCATTAACGCTAGCATCAACCAGACCTTGAGCCGTACCATACTAACCTCGGGCACCACGCTCCTGGTTATTCTCTGCCTTTGGATGTTTGGTGGCGGCGTGATCCATGACTTCGCTTTGGCTTTGCTCGTGGGTATCGGCACCGGCACGTTCTCTTCCATCTTTGTAGCCGCACCAATTCTTCTCAGTTTTGGTCCCGGTAGTTCTTTGGACGAACGCAAAGAGGTCGAGGCTACCTCGTAG
- a CDS encoding alpha/beta hydrolase family protein: MKRKLVSSTWLRLAVVFCLILACAELRLGLAAGFKPSEALGTFSDLPERLSWEKDAPQVRTIRITSTSDGTQQQALFYDPDSKTKRPLLVALHSWSDDYTQKASIPYALWAVQNRWVFIHPDFRGVNNKPQATASKHAIQDIIDALRYAQNNANVDESRIYLIGFSGGAMSALVMAGKYPELWTAVSAWVPVYDLNDWFRYNQEFQPTRHYVSHITASCGGVPSPGSKAAKDCAQRSPSAYLKEARGKGVRIQIAVGVNDDYVPPSHSLRAFNDLAAAEDVFSKEDMLFIDKQGRLPSRLLGSRTAEADSRHEWPKIFERTSQNATLVLFEGKHDIFYDVGLDWLSQQVGPTIHPGH; encoded by the coding sequence GTGAAACGCAAGCTGGTTTCATCCACCTGGCTCAGGCTGGCCGTCGTGTTCTGTCTTATTCTCGCTTGCGCAGAATTACGTCTGGGATTGGCGGCAGGTTTTAAGCCTTCAGAGGCTTTGGGTACCTTCTCTGATTTGCCTGAGCGCTTGTCCTGGGAGAAGGATGCTCCTCAAGTTCGTACAATCCGGATCACCTCCACTTCTGACGGTACGCAGCAGCAAGCTTTATTCTATGATCCAGACTCTAAAACCAAGAGACCTCTCTTGGTTGCGTTGCATAGCTGGAGCGACGATTATACCCAGAAAGCCAGCATCCCGTATGCGCTTTGGGCGGTGCAAAACAGATGGGTTTTTATCCATCCCGATTTCAGAGGCGTTAATAATAAACCTCAAGCCACTGCATCTAAGCATGCAATCCAAGACATTATCGATGCTCTGCGTTACGCACAGAACAACGCCAATGTCGATGAATCCAGAATCTATCTCATAGGCTTTTCAGGTGGCGCCATGAGCGCTCTGGTCATGGCTGGGAAATATCCTGAGCTCTGGACGGCCGTATCTGCCTGGGTACCTGTCTATGATCTGAATGATTGGTTTCGCTATAATCAGGAATTCCAGCCTACACGACATTACGTCTCTCATATAACCGCCTCCTGTGGCGGTGTTCCTTCTCCGGGCTCGAAAGCAGCCAAGGATTGCGCACAGCGAAGCCCGTCGGCCTATCTTAAAGAGGCCAGGGGCAAAGGTGTACGAATTCAGATCGCTGTCGGGGTAAATGACGACTATGTGCCGCCTAGCCATTCCCTGCGCGCTTTCAATGATTTGGCCGCAGCAGAAGACGTGTTTTCCAAGGAGGACATGCTTTTTATCGACAAGCAAGGACGGCTTCCCTCCCGTCTCTTGGGCAGTCGCACCGCCGAGGCCGACTCAAGACATGAATGGCCCAAAATCTTTGAAAGAACATCCCAGAATGCAA